One window from the genome of Gadus macrocephalus chromosome 7, ASM3116895v1 encodes:
- the LOC132460904 gene encoding leucine-rich repeat neuronal protein 4 produces MITVRDSVRPVWFLLLAFLALLGSWPCVAIPTQESGTNNMLSELLVSYDYYNNFDDPTLETKPGPKNESSKQPCDYDVCLEQKEPCSARKDCLCPGITLEDVAPEAPTVTSLTPGGSEGVTVRWCAPYSLVTTYTIKGAEQEPVRVGSHLRSSKLKGLNDGDKVCVLAENAAGEGPESCILYQAEKDNASLTAGLIGGALGLGLLAVLAVLLWKYTQRRKSGARLSTQDRDDSHQGLSDSNRVSLDVL; encoded by the coding sequence ATGATAACCGTCAGGGACTCGGTGCGTCCCGTGTGGTTCCTTCTCCTCGCTTTCCTCGCCCTCCTTGGCAGCTGGCCTTGTGTCGCCATACCAACCCAGGAGTCGGGGACAAACAACATGCTGTCTGAGCTCCTGGTATCGTACGACTACTACAATAACTTCGATGACCCCACCTTAGAGACCAAGCCCGGTCCCAAGAACGAAAGCTCCAAGCAGCCCTGTGACTACGACGTTTGCCTCGAACAGAAGGAGCCGTGTTCGGCCCGCAAAGACTGCCTATGTCCGGGCATCACCTTGGAGGACGTGGCCCCGGAGGCCCCTACCGTGACGTCGTTGACCCCGGGGGGCTCCGAAGGGGTGACGGTCCGCTGGTGTGCGCCGTACTCCCTGGTCACCACTTACACCATCAAGGGGGCGGAGCAGGAGCCCGTCAGGGTCGGCAGCCACCTTCGGAGCAGCAAACTGAAGGGACTGAACGACGGAGACAAAGTCTGCGTTCTTGCGGAAAACGCGGCGGGCGAGGGCCCAGAGTCCTGTATTTTGTACCAGGCGGAGAAGGACAACGCTTCTCTGACCGCAGGCCTCATCGGCGGAGCTCTGGGGCTGGGCCTGCTGGCGGTGCTGGCGGTCCTGCTGTGGAAATACACCCAGAGACGGAAGTCAGGGGCACGGCTCTCAACACAGGACAGGGATGACTCACACCAAGGCCTATCAGACAGCAACAGAGTGAGCCTGGATGTTCTCTGA